From the Pseudomonas monsensis genome, the window GACGTAAACCGCTTGGCCGGCGTCCTGCACGCGATCGACCTGAGCAAGCCGAAGGTGGTGGTGATCCGCGACGAGAAGCGCCCGGACGTCTGCAACCGCAAGATGTGGGCAATGCTCAAGGACGTTTCCGAGCAGGTTGTCTGGCACGGCAAGAAACTGACCAGTGAGGACTGGAAGTGCCTTTTCAGTGCCTCTCTGGAGAAACAGCGCGCGGAGCCAGGCCTCGACGGTGGCTTTGTCGTGATGGCCGTATCGACCCGCAAGCAATCCCAGAAGTGGTTCAGCGATCTATTCGAGCTGATGCATGCCTTCGGCGCCGAGCATGACGTTCGTTGGACGGAGCAGGACAAGTGGGGAGGGCGCTACTGATGCGCGTAGCCATCAAGGAATCGAAGGCGCCCAAGCCGAAGAAGTGCAAGAACCCAGCGTGCGGGGACTCATTCGTCCCGCAGCGACTCGGGCAGGCGGTATGCGGGTACAAGTGCGGTCTGGCCATCAAGGACGTCAATCAGGCGAAGGCCGGCAAAGCGTTGGCCCAAATTGGGCGAGCCGAGATCAAAGTCCGAAAAGAGAAACTGAAAACCAGGGCTGACCACCTGCGCGAAGCCCAGGCCGCTGTCAACGAGTACGTCCGTCTGCGTGACGCGCACCTGCCGTGCATCAGCTGCGACTCAATGCCGAACGACAACGACCTGATCACCGGCAGCCGTTGGGACGCTGGGCACTACCGATCCGTCGGCGCCTGCCCAGAGCTGCGTTTCGAGCCACTGAACATCCACCGCCAGTGCGTCAGGTGCAACCGCAACCTGTCCGGCAACGCGGTCCAGTACCGCATCCGGTTGGTGCAGCGTATCGGCGCCGAAAAGGTCACTTGGCTGGAAGGTCTACACCCGGCCTGCAAGTACACCGTGGAAGAGATCAAGGCCATCAAGGCCGAATATCGAGCGAAGACCAGAAAGCTAAAGGAGAAGGCCGCATGACCTATCGCAACGTTGTTTCAGCAGTAGTTCGAGCCCTCGCGGCCGAGACAATCACTTCCGCCGGCGGCTGCGACTTTGAGCCCAAGGTGCAATGCGCCAAGCAGAAGGGGGAGATCGTCGGCAAGGAGGCGGCGTTTCTCCAGGACTGCTGGGTGTTCGGTCGGCTGCACAAAGCGTTGACCCCTGCGCACTGGCGGGCACTTGTAGCGAAGTACTCGACGCATGAGGAACGAAAGCACGGCGCGATTCTGGAGTTGCTGAACTTTGTGAAGACGCCGGCGCCGAAACGATTCCGGGAGTGTGCCGTGCTGACCTGGGCTATTCCGCAAGTTGCCGGTGCCAAGGGCAAGCGCTCCGCCGCAGTGCTGCCGGCAGCCTGGTACGACATCACCAACTGGGGCAACGACGGCAAGCCGGAATCGACCCGGTACCGGTGGCGCTCGTCGATCCGCAAGGCGCTGGATGATCAGGTGAACGAGGCTCTCACTGCCGCTCAGGAACTGCTTGATGCGGAAGGCTTAATCGAAAGTTGTGCGGCGTAGCAAAAAGCCATTGCAATGAGTGAGAAAGTGAGAGAGTATTTACCTATCCTGTCGATCTTGCGCGTTGAGGTTGCACAGTAAAGCCCGGCATGAAGTCGGGCTTTTTCATGTGGGGCAAAGGACGATGCGAACTCTCTTACTTCTCGGAATGTTGCTCTCGCCATTGGCGTTCGCCGACCTAACCGAGCCCTCGCATGACTGCAACCAGCCAGGTGTGCCGTACGAGTTTCAAGACCAGTACGAGCGTGACCAATTTCAGGCTGATGTTGAGGAATACGAAACGTGCATAACTGACTTCGTAGAGGAGCAGCAGGACGCAATTCGGAAGCATAAGTCGGCGGCCGATGACGCCATTGAAGAGTGGAACTCGTTCGCTCGATCGACATAATCGCTACGTATTTTTCTAAGCCTCGCCAAGTGCGGGGCTTTTTATTGCTCGCCAAAAAGACAATGCAAAAGGAATTTGCGGATGTTGAAAGAATTCAGATGCGGTAACTGCAAAAGACTTCTCGCCCGTACGGGTGGGTTTACAGAGCTCCAGATCAAATGTTCCCGATGCGGGACGTTGAATCATGTGAAGGCCGTGAGCCTCGAGCGATCGCCTTTGAGCGACATGAGAGCGGAATCCTCCGCGAATAATCATTAGACTCAATAGGTAAAAAATGGAACCAGTACAAATCGGCAGCCGTTTCAAATCGGTGGCAACCAGCTACGCTGAGGCAATTTTCACTCCGGCACAGAACGTCAATGGCGCTGTAGTTCGGACAGCGACGATGATCAGCCCCGTCGGGAACGGATTTATTAGTACCGGCACGACCATTCCGGAAGGGCGCTGGGTGACCAACGTGCCCGTTATCTTGTCCGCCGTTGGCGGTTCTTCCACTCTTCCGTTCTCTGTGACCATTCCTGCCGGTCAAGGCTTGTGGGTAGCAATGACGCAAAACGGCGGCGGTACAGCTTACGTGACCTACGATCTATTGCCGTAAGGCGTAAAAGGGCGTTTCTACGGCTTTTTCTCAGCATCAAAAAACAGAAGGTCAGGAGCCTCTAGAGATCGCCTCTGAGCGACATGAAAGCGGAAATCTCCGCGAACGATCATTCGACTCTATAGGTACAAGCATGAAAGTAATCAAAAACAGTTTTGCTCCGGTTGCGATGGCTGCTGCCTTGTTGGCATCGGGTAGTGCCGCTTTCGGCGCAGAAATGGTAGTGAACGGCAGCTTTGAAGCCCCTGGCTGCAGCAACGATTGCATCCTGAATACTCCGGCTCAAGCCGACTTCATCAATGGCTGGACGACCTTTCTGTCTGGCGTTGAATACATGAACGTCAGAGCTGCGATCGGCAGCTCCGCGGCCGCTGACGGTGCGATGAGCGTTGACCTCGCTAATTACACCTATCTCAATGGCGGCGGCATTCAACAAAACATCAACACTGTTGTTGGTGCCCGCTATCGCTTGACCTTCAGCGCAGGCAACTCCAAGTATGTGAATCGCAGTGGCAACGGCATCATCAACGTCAAAGTGGCCGGACAAACGACTAGCTTCGACACTCCAGTTGCGACCAGTGATGCAACCGTCTGGGAAACCAAGACCTACGATTTCACTGCAACCACACCTCAAACCACTCTGAGCTTCTGGAACGATCAAGACCCAAATGCTCACTTTGCCTTCATCGACAAGGTCAGTGTTGTTCCGCTCTAACTTGTTCTGCTGGCCTAAGTAGGGCTGTGACCTCGGCACTCGCCGAGGTCCTTACTTTTTCGGCTCCCGCGTACCCATTCGCTTCGTGCAAGTGTGCAGCTGGAGCTATCCAACCTCGCAGGTTAAGCCTGCACAAATTCATCACTCCCTAAAGGGGAGGAATCGAGATGCCAAACATGCCAGACAAACCAGACACATGGGCGATAGCGCTTGCGTGGTTGAGCCAGCATTCGCCGATCCTCTATGCGGCTGCGCTGTCCTGCGCCATGGCCGTCTTGCGAATCACTTACGGTGGCGGTACGCGTCGCCAGATGCTGGTGGAGGGCGCCATTTGCGGCGGCCTCACACTGACCATCATCAGCGGCCTGGACTTTTTCGGCCTGCCCCAGAGCATGGCTACCTTCGCCGGCGGCTGGGTTGGCTTCCTGGGTGTGGAGAAGATCCGGAACATCGCGGATCGGGTGACTGACTTTAAGTTGCCGAGCCGGAAGGCCGAATAAGTCATGACACGTTTCGCGAATCGGCAAATTGTGTCGCGACACGCGACGAGGAGAGCAGCATGGACAACCAGCACAAGAAGATCACCGGCTACCGCGACCTGACCCAGTCCGAAATCGACGGAATGAACTCGATCAAGGCCTTGGAAGCGGACGCCGGCGAACTGTTCAAGCAGATCAGTCAGATTGAAGGTGTTGATGCGCGACTGCTGGCGTTGGCCAAGACCAACTTGCAGCAGGGCTTCATGTGGTTCGTTCGCTCGATCGCCAAACCCACTGACCCTTTCAGCTGATGAGTAACGTAACTCGCCTGCGCCACGCGCTACCCCTGAGCAAGGACATCAACAAGGTACTGACCGAGCTGGATAGCGCGATCGCCAAGGCCATCGACGCTGCCAAGGCTGCTGGACTGCCTCAAGGCTTGATCGTCGCCGAGCTGCACGGGCACGCCCAGGTGCAGACCAACATCATGGTGAGTTGAAGCGGGAAGCAGCAGTAGAGTGATGAGGGTAATTGTTCGAATGAAGTTGCGCATAGGTATTGCCTGAAAAGTGAGTACCTATCCAGCATCGGGTATCGGCCTTTTCAATTCATCTCAACCCTGTGCAGTTCCTCTCACCCCTCCGACTTCGTGGAGTTTCACCGCATGACGACCATTGCCTACAAAGACGGCGTGATCGCCTATGACTCGCGCGTGACTCGCGGCTCACTCATCGACCACGATGACTACGAGAAGCTCATCCATAGGAATGGGCATCAATTCCTGTTTACGGGGTGTGGTGCAGACTTTGTAGCCCTGATGGATGAGTTCTTCGGCGTGAAGGTCAGCGATAAGCCGCTAGATGCGAACGGGCTGGTCGTCACCAATGGCAGAATTTGCCAGATTGGTCGCGACGCCGAGAGCGGTTTCTGGATGGATGACGTGTGGATGGAGCGCTCATTTGCCATCGGCAGCGGGCGCGACTTCGCACTCGCTGCGATGGATATGGGCGCAACTGCCAAGGAGGCTGTCGAGGCGGCGGCGAAGCGTGATATCTACACCGGCGGCACCATCAGGACGCTCAGAGTGATTTAGTCGCGGTAAGGCTCGATTGTTTGTCGCTTAACCGGGAACCAAAGCCACTCGCCTTCTTGTATCGGGGTGTGGAAGTTACGCTTCACCTCAAACATGCAGTCAGTGCCCTTGTTACCAGTAACCGAAAGGATTTGAGCCGAATACCAGCCATTGAAAGGTTCGGTTTTCAGTCCAAGCCATGCAGTGTCTTGGACGGTGCCGCCAGGGCCGTCAGCCCCAACGTAGAGCGAGCGCTCGCCGGGGTTGAAGATGAATGGCACCGCAGAGAGCCTGATTTGGGTATCGGATCCTTGGTCAACATCAATTTCAGCTGTTTCGAAATCCATTTTACGGCTCCTGCGTTGAGTTGATCGTTACCAATACCGGCAGCGCGCCACTATTTCAAGCTTAAGGTGACCCATGGACAGGCCATATCCTCCAGCGTCATTGCTTGAGCTGTCGGAACTATCCGACTTCGGTATCCGCCTGACCCCATCCCCTGAGGTGTGGGACTGGCTCCAAGCCGAGATCCTTGCAGATACAGGCAGCATCCACAACGAAGAACACGCCCATCTGATTGATGCGGACATTCGCGTTATGTGGGCGTCTGCTGCCTTCACGAAGAAGGGGCGCACAGTGGTTGGCCAGGCTGAGCAGGTAGCGTTCCGCGCCGGTGGCTGGCAGAAGGCCCGGATGGAACAGCAGATGATGGATTGGTTCGGTGACGTGCCGGCTTACATCATCACCCTGGCTGCCGACTACTGCGCTCAATGCAGTGACGCTGACTTTTGCGCACTGGTCGAGCATGAGCTGTATCACATCGCCCAGGCGACCGATAAGTACGGTCAACCAGCTTTCACTCAAGAAGGTTTGCCCAAGCTTGAGATGCGCGGACACGACGTTGAAGAGTTTGTCGGTGTGGTTCGCCGTTACGGTGCAAGCCCGGCGGTTCAAGAGTTGGTGGACGCTGCAAACAATCCTGCTGAGGTAGGGAAAATGAACATTGCGAGGGCCTGCGGAACCTGTCTGCTCAAGTCGGCTTGATTCTGGACAGGCTCTGGACGGATGAAAATCTATGGCAGCCCTTCAAAACGACGTGAAGGCCTTTATCGTTCAGGCCTTGGCGTGCTTCGACACGCCTTCACAGGTTGTTGAAGCCGTCCAAAAGGAATACGGGATAGCGGTGACCCGCCAGCAGGTGGAGACACACGACCCCACTAAGACATCAGGGAAAGGCTTGGCGGTGAAGTGGCAGACCCTGTTCCACGATGCCCGCAAGCGCTTCCGCGAAGAAACCGCCGAGATCCCGATCGCCAACCGGGCCTATCGCCTGCGAGCCATGAACCGGTTCGTTGAGAAGGCCGAGACGATGAAGAACATCGGCCTGGCCATGCAGATCCTCGAGCAAGCCGCGAAGGAAGTCGGCGACGTCTATGTCAATCGCCATCGGAAGGATGAGCCAGATGATGAGCCGGCGATCCCGACGCGCATTCAGGTCGACGTAGTGGACGCGAGGAAGCCGAATGCCGAGCCTTAACGTTCCGCAGTCGCAGTTCCTGCTCTTGCCCCACAAGTTTCGCGCCTTCGTTGCTGGATTCGGCTCCGGAAAGACCTGGGTCGGGTGCTCGGCGCTCAGCAAGCATTTCATGGAGTGGCCGGGCGTCAACGCTGGTTACTTCGCACCAACTTACCCGCAGATCCGCGACATCTTCTATCCCACGATGGAGGAGGTGGCTTACGACTGGGGGCTGAAGACCAAGATCAACCAGGCGAACCATGAGGTTCACATTTACAGCGGCCGGCAGTATCGCGGCACTGTGATTTGCCGTTCGATGGAGAAGCCGCAGACCATCGTCGGCTTCAAGATCGGTCACGCACTGGTCGACGAGCTGGACGTACTGACGTCGATCAAGGCTCAGCAAGCCTGGCGCAAAATCATTGCTCGGATGCGTTACAACATCCCCGGGCTGAAAAACGGCGTGGATGTGACCACGACGCCGGAAGGCTTCAAGTTCGTCTTCCTCCAGTTCGTGAAGCAGCTGCGCGACAAGCCGGCGCTGAAGGAAATGTATGGGCTGATCCAGGCCAGCACCTTCGACAACGAACTGAACCTGCCTGACGACTACATCGCATCGTTGATGGAGTCGTACCCCGAGCAACTGATCCGCGCTTACCTGAACGGCCAGTTCGTCAACCTGACATCCGGGTCGATCTATCACGCCTACGATCGCAAGCTGAACCAGTGCTTCGACACCGTGCAGCCAGGCGAGCCGCTGTTCATCGGCATGGACTTCAACGTCGGCAAGATGGCGGCGATTACGCACGTTAAACGTGACCAGGGGCTACCGCGCGCCGTGGACGAATTGATGGATGGCTACGACACACCGGACATGATCCGCCGCATCAAAGAACGGTACTGGGAACACACCGGCAACGACTACAAGAAGACCTGCGAGATCCGGATCTACCCGGACGCCTCCGGCGATTCGCGCAAGTCGGTCAATGCCAGCCTCACAGATATCGCCATGCTCAAGCAGGCGGGATTCACAGTCATCGCGCCGGCGGCCAACCCGCCGGTGAAGGATCGGATCAACGCCATGAACGCCATGTTCTGCAACGCGCAGGGCGAGCGGCGGTACCTGGTCAACCCGTTTACATGCCCGACCTATGCCGACGGCCTGGAACAGCAGATCTGGGCGCCCAACGGCGAGCCAGACAAGAGCCAGGGAAACGACCACGCCAACGACGGCGGCGGTTACTTCATTCACCGCGAGTACCCGATCATCAAACCGGTCACCGCTATCAAAATGGGATACGCCCGATGAGCAACGACGTTTCCTTCAAGCGGGCGGATTACATCGAAGCACTGGATCGCTGGTCGACCGTTCGCGACGTTTGCGCCGGTCAGCACAGGGTTGTCGACCGACTGCCTTATATCAACGCTCACGACAAGTCGCCGGAGAACGTAGACCGAAACAAGGCCTATCGTGAACGGGCGGTGTTCAAGAATGCCACCGGGCACACGCGCAATGGCTTGCTCGGTTTGGCGTTTCACAAAGACCCGACGCTGACCGTCGCCAAGAAGATGGAATACCTGCAGGACAACGCCAACGGCTCCGGGGTGAGCATTTACCAGCACTCGCAAGGCACGTTGGAAAAGGTGCTTGAGGCTGGGCGGCATGGTCTTTACGTCGACTATCACCAAGACGCCGGCACCGGTGGGCACTCTGTGATCCTGTCGTACTGCGCCGAAGACATCATCAACTGGCGCACGGGCATGGTGAACGGACACTGCGTGTTGACCCTGGTGGTGCTGCGCGAATCGCCGGAAATCGAAGACGGCTTCAGCTTCAAGGTGATCGAGCAGTACCGGGAACTGGCTCTCGATGATGATGGCTTTGTCTGCCGCGTTTGGCGCCGATCCGGGCCGAAAGGCGGCGGGCCGCTGGCGGTGGTTGAGGAGTTCAAGCCCACCGGTGCCGCCGGGCGCCTGAAGAAGATCCCGTTCACCTTCGTCGGCGCGCAGAACAACGACCCGAGTATCGACGAGTCACCGCTTTACGACATCGCCATGATCAACCTGGGCCACTATCGGAACAGCGCCGACTACGAGGACAGCGTCTTCTGGTGCGGCCAAGCCCAGCCATGGATTTCCGGTCTGGACGAGCAGTGGCGCGACTGGATGGAGAAGAACGGCGTTTACGTCGGCTCCCGCGCGCCAATGATGCTGCCGGCAGGTGGAGCCTTCGGGTACGCGCAGCCATTGCCGAACACGCTGGTTAAAGAGGCGATGGCCGACAAGAACCAGATGATGATCGAGCTCGGCGCCCGGATGGTCGTAGCTTCTCTCTCGTCCAAGACGGCGACCGAGGCCCGTGGTGATCAGTCTGCATCGACGTCAGTGCTCGCCGGCTGCGTGGCCAACGTCAGCGAGGCTTACACCCGGGCGATCATGTGGTGCTGCACCTACATGGGCGTCGACGACGCGAAGGTTGCCTACCAGATCAACCAGGAATTCGTGGAGCTGACGGCTGATCCGCAAATGATCACCGCACTGGTCGGGCTCTGGCAGAACGGCGGTTTCGCCAAAGCGGATCTTCGGGCGTACCTGCGCAAGTTGGGCCTGATCGCGCCGGAACGCACAGACCAGCAAATCGACGGTGAGTTGGCAGAGCAAGACGACGGCTTGGGTCTGGACGACGAGGACAAAGTAGATGGCGGCAAACCAAGCAATCCTTGACGCCACGATTCGGCACGCGGTCTTCCTCGAAAAGCTGAAGGCAGGGGAGGTCGGCAAGTTCGCTCCCTTCCTGAAGGAGATCGACCGCTCGATTCGCGATCGGCTCACCCAGTCGGATCTGACCGAGTACAACGTCAAGCGGCTGGAGGCGCTGCTGAAAGAAGTCGACAGTCTGCTGCTTGGTATCTTCGACCGCTACAGCGCGCAGCTGAACCTCGACCTGATCGACATCGCCAATTACGAGGCTGAGTTTGAAGCGTCGAGCCTGGCCCGGTCGGCGCCGGTTGGTGTTTCATTGGATGTGGTCGCGCCAACGGCAGCGGCTATCCGAACCGCAGTGCTGACCAACCCCCTCAGTGTGCGCGGCACCGGCGGCGGTAAGCTGCTGAAGTCGTTCATCAAGGGCTGGACCAGTGCCGAGCGCGAGCGCGTCACCGGCACGATCCGGCAGGGCTTCTTCGAAGGGCAAACGAACTTCCAGATCATCCGCAACATTCGCGGCACCAAGGCTGCCGGTTACAAAGACGGCATTCTCGCTACCACCAACCGCAATGCCAGTACGGTCGTGCACACAGCTATTCAGCATGTGTCATCCCAGGCACGGATGGAGGTGGCCAAGGCCAACACGGACATCGTGTCTGAAGTAGAGATGGTGGCCACGCTGGACAGCAAGACCAGTCAGCAGTGTCGGTCGATGGATAAACGACGGTTTCCGGTCGACTCTGGCCCGCGGCCGCCTTTTCACCCGAATTGCCGGACCACTTTCGTCCTGCTTACCAAGCTCAGCGAGATGTTCGCCAAGGGCGCTACCCGGGCTTCGGTGGGCGCAGATGGCGCAGGGCAGGTAAGCGCGAGCCTCGACTATTACCACTGGCTTCAGCAACAGCCGGCGTCGTTCCAAGACGTCGCGATCGGCCCTGTTAGGGCCAAGCTGTTCCGGGAGGGCGGATTGACCGTCGAGCGATTTGCCGAGTTGCAGCTCGATCGCAACTTTTCTCCGCTGACGCTGGCACAAATGAAGGGGCTCGAGCCTCTGGCATTCGAGCGCGCCGGCATTTGACGCAACAAACTCAATCAGCCGCCTTCGGGCGGTTTTTTATTGCCTGCAAAGCGGGCAACACATACCCAAGGGGTGCATCAACGTGGCAGAAGAAAACGAAATCGACCTGGACAACCCGGCAATCAAGGCCGCTATCGCGAATGCCGTTGAGACCTCTGTTTCTGGTCTGAAAACCAAAAACTCCGAACTGCTGGGCAAGCTGAAGGAAACCACCGGCAAGCTGACCCAGTTCGAAACACAGTTCGAAGGCATCGACATCGACGCCGTCAAAGGCCTGCTCAGCCGCGCTGGCCAAGACGAAGAAACCAAGCTTCTGACAGAGGGCAAGGTGGACGAGGTATTCAACCGCCGCACCGAGCGCCTGCGTGGCGACTACGACAAGCAGTTGAAGACCGTCACAGCGCGCGCCGAGAAGGCCGAAGCATTCGCCGCCAAGTTCCAGGGCAAAGTCCTGGGCGACTCGGTACGCGGGGCAGCACTCAAGGCCGGCGCACTTCCTGAAGCAACCGATGACATCATCTTGCGCGCCAAAGGCGTGTTCTCGTTGAACGAAGAGGGCGAAGCGGTCGCCGTTGATGAATCCGGCCAGGTCATCCTCGGTAAAGACGGCAAGACCCCTCTGACTCCGCTCGAATGGGCGGAATCTCTGCGCGAAAGCGCACCTCATCTGTGGCCAAGGGCTTCAGGGACACAAGCCCCGGGCGGGGGTGGCGGCCAGGCTGCATTCAAGCGCTCCGAAATGACTGCCGAGCAAAAGCGCGATTACCAGCGCAAGCACGGCCAAACCGCATACCTGCAATTGCCCAAGTAAGGGGATTCACCCATGGCAACGACTGTTAACAGCGACCTGATCATCTACAACGATGAAGCGCAAACCGCATACCTGGAGCGTGTCCAGGACAACCTCGATGTGTTCAACGCATCGTCCAACGGCGCGATCGTGCTCGACAACGAGCTGATCGAAGGCGATTTCCGCAAGCGCTCGTTCTACAAGATCGGCGGTTCGCTGGAGCATCGTGACGTCAACTCCACCGGTAAAGTGACCGCGAAGAAGATCGGCGCGGGCGAAGCCGTTGGCGTCAAGGCTCCTTGGAAGTACGGTCCGTACCAGACCACCGAAGAGGCATTCAAGCGCCGTGGTCGTCCGGTCGACGAGTTCTCCCAGATCATCGGCGCCGACGTTGCTGACGCCACTCTGGAAGGTTTCATCCAGTACGCCACTGCTGCTTTGCGCGCCTCGATCAGCTCCAACGCTGACATGGTGGTTTCGGCCAATATCGAGACCGACGGCAAGAAGACCCTCACTCGCGGCATGCGCAAATTCGGCGACAAGTTCGGCCGCATCGCACTGTGGGTCATGCACTCCAGCGCTTACTTCGACATCGTGGATGAGGCGATCGCGAACAAGGTCTACGAAGAGGCGGGTGTCGTCATCTACGGCGGCCTGCCAGGCACTCTCGGCAAGCCAGTGCTGGTCACCGACACCGCGCCTGCGGATGTGATCTTCGGCCTGCTGCCGAACGCTGTGGTGATCACTGAATCGCAGGCTCCTGGCTTCCGTTCGTACGCGGTGAATGACGAAGAGAACCTGGGCATCGGCTACCGCGCTGAAGGCACCGTCAACATCGACGTTCTCGGCTACAGCTGGAAGGAAGCCGCTGGCGGCGCGAACCCAACGCTTGCCGCCGTGGGTTCGGCTGCGAACTGGGTCAAGCATTCCAACAGTAACAAGGTGACTGCTGGTGTGCTGATCACCCTGACCACCACGCCACCAGCCGGCGGCTGATATTGGCCCTGACAGCGGCCAGCAATGGTCGCTACGGAGACTTTTATGGAACTGGTTTACTCCACTCAAAATTCGGACTTCGATCCAGAAAAGCGGTACCGCAATCCAGCGCACTTTGATCGGCCTGAAGCGGGTGTGACGCACGCGGTGGTGATTGGCGACTGGCCTAAAGTGGTCGACGCTTATGAGGCGCTTGGCGTCGAAGTATTGGTGACGAAACCTTTGATCAGCGAGCCGGTTTATTCGGGTGATGCTGACGCTATTGTCGGTCTGGAACAGGACAACGCCACGCTGCGCGCCGAGCGTGACTGCATTCTGCGACTGATCGACGCCGTCGAGGGGCAATCAGATCTGGAACACCCGGGCGCCGGCGAACTGCCAATCCGCTTGTTCGGTGCGCTGAAAGCCATTCATGAAGGTTTCGAAACCCTGACGGGTGAACGTGACAACCTGGCTGGCGAGGTTGAATCGCTCCGCGCTGAAGTTGCACGCCTCAAGGCAGCAGCCGAGCCGGTCGACAATGCCGAGAAGATCGCGAACCTCAAGGCGCAGCTCGACGCCGCCAACGTGACGTATCGGGCGAATGCTTCGGTAGAATCGCTGGAAAAGGCAGTTGCTGAACTGCAGCAGGCGTAATCACCCAGGTGCCCGGCAACGCGGTACCCGACCCAGAAAACCACAGCGAGCTGATTCATGACTCTCATCATCGAGGACGGTACCGGCAAGCCTGACGCCGAAAGCTACGCATCCGCCGAAGACCTGGCCATGTACGCCGTGAAGTTTGGCGTGACCATCCCGGCGGAGGTGCCAGCGCAGGAAGCGTTGCTGCGTCGGGCCGCGCTGGCAATGGATGGCATGACGTGGAAAGGGCGAAAGTCCAACAGCGAGCAGGCACTATCCTGGCCACGCCGCGGTGTCGAGCTGGATTAC encodes:
- a CDS encoding proteasome subunit beta, with translation MTTIAYKDGVIAYDSRVTRGSLIDHDDYEKLIHRNGHQFLFTGCGADFVALMDEFFGVKVSDKPLDANGLVVTNGRICQIGRDAESGFWMDDVWMERSFAIGSGRDFALAAMDMGATAKEAVEAAAKRDIYTGGTIRTLRVI
- a CDS encoding DUF4055 domain-containing protein, producing MSNDVSFKRADYIEALDRWSTVRDVCAGQHRVVDRLPYINAHDKSPENVDRNKAYRERAVFKNATGHTRNGLLGLAFHKDPTLTVAKKMEYLQDNANGSGVSIYQHSQGTLEKVLEAGRHGLYVDYHQDAGTGGHSVILSYCAEDIINWRTGMVNGHCVLTLVVLRESPEIEDGFSFKVIEQYRELALDDDGFVCRVWRRSGPKGGGPLAVVEEFKPTGAAGRLKKIPFTFVGAQNNDPSIDESPLYDIAMINLGHYRNSADYEDSVFWCGQAQPWISGLDEQWRDWMEKNGVYVGSRAPMMLPAGGAFGYAQPLPNTLVKEAMADKNQMMIELGARMVVASLSSKTATEARGDQSASTSVLAGCVANVSEAYTRAIMWCCTYMGVDDAKVAYQINQEFVELTADPQMITALVGLWQNGGFAKADLRAYLRKLGLIAPERTDQQIDGELAEQDDGLGLDDEDKVDGGKPSNP
- a CDS encoding recombination protein NinB, whose product is MNPEYTIRDQRDVNRLAGVLHAIDLSKPKVVVIRDEKRPDVCNRKMWAMLKDVSEQVVWHGKKLTSEDWKCLFSASLEKQRAEPGLDGGFVVMAVSTRKQSQKWFSDLFELMHAFGAEHDVRWTEQDKWGGRY
- a CDS encoding zinc finger domain-containing protein, whose product is MLKEFRCGNCKRLLARTGGFTELQIKCSRCGTLNHVKAVSLERSPLSDMRAESSANNH
- a CDS encoding DUF2280 domain-containing protein: MAALQNDVKAFIVQALACFDTPSQVVEAVQKEYGIAVTRQQVETHDPTKTSGKGLAVKWQTLFHDARKRFREETAEIPIANRAYRLRAMNRFVEKAETMKNIGLAMQILEQAAKEVGDVYVNRHRKDEPDDEPAIPTRIQVDVVDARKPNAEP
- a CDS encoding terminase large subunit domain-containing protein; protein product: MPSLNVPQSQFLLLPHKFRAFVAGFGSGKTWVGCSALSKHFMEWPGVNAGYFAPTYPQIRDIFYPTMEEVAYDWGLKTKINQANHEVHIYSGRQYRGTVICRSMEKPQTIVGFKIGHALVDELDVLTSIKAQQAWRKIIARMRYNIPGLKNGVDVTTTPEGFKFVFLQFVKQLRDKPALKEMYGLIQASTFDNELNLPDDYIASLMESYPEQLIRAYLNGQFVNLTSGSIYHAYDRKLNQCFDTVQPGEPLFIGMDFNVGKMAAITHVKRDQGLPRAVDELMDGYDTPDMIRRIKERYWEHTGNDYKKTCEIRIYPDASGDSRKSVNASLTDIAMLKQAGFTVIAPAANPPVKDRINAMNAMFCNAQGERRYLVNPFTCPTYADGLEQQIWAPNGEPDKSQGNDHANDGGGYFIHREYPIIKPVTAIKMGYAR
- a CDS encoding minor capsid protein, producing MAANQAILDATIRHAVFLEKLKAGEVGKFAPFLKEIDRSIRDRLTQSDLTEYNVKRLEALLKEVDSLLLGIFDRYSAQLNLDLIDIANYEAEFEASSLARSAPVGVSLDVVAPTAAAIRTAVLTNPLSVRGTGGGKLLKSFIKGWTSAERERVTGTIRQGFFEGQTNFQIIRNIRGTKAAGYKDGILATTNRNASTVVHTAIQHVSSQARMEVAKANTDIVSEVEMVATLDSKTSQQCRSMDKRRFPVDSGPRPPFHPNCRTTFVLLTKLSEMFAKGATRASVGADGAGQVSASLDYYHWLQQQPASFQDVAIGPVRAKLFREGGLTVERFAELQLDRNFSPLTLAQMKGLEPLAFERAGI
- a CDS encoding recombination protein NinG — translated: MRVAIKESKAPKPKKCKNPACGDSFVPQRLGQAVCGYKCGLAIKDVNQAKAGKALAQIGRAEIKVRKEKLKTRADHLREAQAAVNEYVRLRDAHLPCISCDSMPNDNDLITGSRWDAGHYRSVGACPELRFEPLNIHRQCVRCNRNLSGNAVQYRIRLVQRIGAEKVTWLEGLHPACKYTVEEIKAIKAEYRAKTRKLKEKAA
- a CDS encoding Acb2/Tad1 domain-containing protein, encoding MDNQHKKITGYRDLTQSEIDGMNSIKALEADAGELFKQISQIEGVDARLLALAKTNLQQGFMWFVRSIAKPTDPFS
- a CDS encoding putative metallopeptidase, which gives rise to MDRPYPPASLLELSELSDFGIRLTPSPEVWDWLQAEILADTGSIHNEEHAHLIDADIRVMWASAAFTKKGRTVVGQAEQVAFRAGGWQKARMEQQMMDWFGDVPAYIITLAADYCAQCSDADFCALVEHELYHIAQATDKYGQPAFTQEGLPKLEMRGHDVEEFVGVVRRYGASPAVQELVDAANNPAEVGKMNIARACGTCLLKSA
- a CDS encoding DUF642 domain-containing protein; the protein is MKVIKNSFAPVAMAAALLASGSAAFGAEMVVNGSFEAPGCSNDCILNTPAQADFINGWTTFLSGVEYMNVRAAIGSSAAADGAMSVDLANYTYLNGGGIQQNINTVVGARYRLTFSAGNSKYVNRSGNGIINVKVAGQTTSFDTPVATSDATVWETKTYDFTATTPQTTLSFWNDQDPNAHFAFIDKVSVVPL
- a CDS encoding phage holin, lambda family; protein product: MPNMPDKPDTWAIALAWLSQHSPILYAAALSCAMAVLRITYGGGTRRQMLVEGAICGGLTLTIISGLDFFGLPQSMATFAGGWVGFLGVEKIRNIADRVTDFKLPSRKAE